The following are from one region of the Hydrogenophaga sp. BPS33 genome:
- the cls gene encoding cardiolipin synthase, whose protein sequence is MPYPSAARFPHNKGLHIPIPLRSPLKVIAQTMAALLLVLGLVGCKSLPRVVPDLERRPPPVRLEGSQGPLSAERSRAILERLRASGQGSDVLSRHLAVEEAVVGSPLTVGNKAVLLEDGPATYRAMLAAIEAAKDHIHLETYILDDDDIGQQFANALIAKQRQGVQVLLIHDSVGTLRTPDAFFQRLTDTGIRVLEFNPLNPALARTTWELNERDHRKLLIVDGRIAFLGGINISGVYSSGSFASGGRSGTGDGKTDDTPWRDTHIQLQGPVVAEFQKMFLDTWKTQKGEAYTERDFYPTPDLAGRHVVRAIASSPQDNYSQIYATLLSAIGSAESTVYLTNAYFAPDPQLLEALQDAAARGVDVRLILPSKTDSWLIFHAGRNYYTQLLKAGVKIYERQGVILHTKAGLIDGVWSTIGSTNLDWRSFLHNYEVNAVVLGTEFGDQLQKLFNADLAESKQITLHEWTRRGLLLRAKELFARAWEYWL, encoded by the coding sequence ATGCCCTATCCTTCCGCCGCCCGGTTTCCCCACAACAAAGGGCTCCACATCCCGATCCCGTTGCGCAGCCCGTTGAAAGTCATCGCCCAGACGATGGCCGCCCTGCTGCTCGTGCTCGGGTTGGTCGGCTGCAAAAGCCTGCCGCGCGTGGTGCCCGACCTGGAGCGCCGCCCTCCGCCGGTGCGGCTGGAGGGCTCCCAGGGCCCGCTGTCGGCCGAGCGCAGTCGGGCCATCCTGGAACGCCTGCGCGCGAGCGGCCAGGGCAGCGACGTGCTGTCGCGCCACCTCGCGGTGGAGGAGGCTGTCGTCGGCAGCCCGCTGACGGTGGGCAACAAGGCGGTGCTACTGGAAGACGGCCCCGCCACCTACCGCGCGATGCTCGCGGCGATCGAGGCGGCCAAGGACCATATCCACCTGGAAACCTACATCCTGGACGACGACGACATCGGCCAGCAGTTCGCCAACGCCCTGATCGCCAAGCAGCGGCAAGGCGTTCAGGTGCTGCTGATCCACGACAGCGTGGGCACGCTGCGCACGCCCGACGCGTTCTTCCAGCGGCTCACGGACACGGGCATTCGGGTGCTGGAGTTCAACCCGCTCAATCCGGCGCTGGCGCGCACCACTTGGGAGCTCAACGAGCGCGACCACCGCAAGCTGCTCATCGTCGACGGGCGCATCGCGTTCCTCGGCGGTATCAACATCAGCGGGGTGTATTCCAGCGGGTCCTTCGCCTCAGGTGGCCGTAGCGGCACGGGCGACGGCAAGACGGATGACACACCCTGGCGCGATACGCATATCCAGTTGCAGGGACCGGTGGTGGCCGAATTCCAGAAGATGTTCCTCGACACCTGGAAAACCCAGAAGGGCGAGGCTTATACCGAGCGCGATTTCTACCCGACGCCAGATCTGGCCGGCCGCCATGTGGTGCGCGCCATCGCCAGTTCGCCTCAGGACAACTACAGCCAGATCTACGCCACGCTGCTGTCCGCGATCGGCAGCGCCGAATCGACGGTGTACCTGACCAACGCCTATTTCGCACCCGATCCGCAATTGCTCGAAGCCCTGCAGGATGCCGCGGCACGCGGCGTCGACGTGCGCCTGATCCTGCCCAGCAAGACCGACTCGTGGCTGATCTTTCATGCAGGGCGCAACTACTACACGCAGTTGCTCAAGGCGGGCGTGAAGATCTACGAACGACAGGGCGTGATCCTGCACACCAAGGCCGGCTTGATCGATGGCGTATGGTCCACCATCGGCTCGACCAACCTGGACTGGCGCAGCTTCCTGCACAACTACGAGGTGAACGCGGTGGTGCTGGGCACCGAGTTCGGTGATCAGCTGCAAAAGCTGTTCAACGCGGACCTGGCCGAGTCCAAACAGATCACCTTGCACGAGTGGACGCGCCGCGGACTGCTGCTGCGTGCCAAGGAGCTCTTTGCACGCGCCTGGGAATACTGGCTCTGA
- the arsC gene encoding arsenate reductase (glutaredoxin) (This arsenate reductase requires both glutathione and glutaredoxin to convert arsenate to arsenite, after which the efflux transporter formed by ArsA and ArsB can extrude the arsenite from the cell, providing resistance.), which translates to MNRPVTIYHNPRCGTSRNTLALLRERGIEPEVIEYLKTPPSRDTLLQVIAATGQAVIDIVRRKEPLFVELGLDAPGATDAQLVDAMLAHPILMNRPIVVTSKGARLCRPAELVLDLVA; encoded by the coding sequence ATGAACCGTCCGGTCACGATCTACCACAACCCCCGGTGCGGCACCTCGCGCAACACCTTGGCGCTGCTGCGCGAGCGCGGCATCGAGCCCGAGGTGATCGAGTACCTGAAGACGCCACCTTCGCGCGACACGCTGCTCCAGGTCATTGCCGCCACGGGCCAAGCCGTGATCGACATCGTGCGCCGCAAGGAGCCCTTGTTCGTCGAGCTGGGGCTGGATGCACCGGGTGCCACGGACGCGCAACTCGTCGATGCGATGCTGGCCCATCCCATTCTGATGAACCGGCCCATCGTGGTCACGTCCAAGGGTGCGCGCCTGTGCCGGCCCGCCGAGCTCGTGCTCGATCTCGTGGCCTGA
- a CDS encoding IclR family transcriptional regulator domain-containing protein yields MATPGGGAELDRRDWIAGLEKGLSIIEVFDAEHPRLTATQVAARCGMTRTAARRHLLTLAHMGYMDTDGKLYWLAPRILRLGQAYLESARLPRAVQPYLQRVTAGTGETAFAAVLARDEVVYIARSGTHRHFNTGYMLGSRVQAHLTAAGLAILGAMGSAFSDPWLQRQILRPFTSHSVIDKDVLRQSIAHTRERGWAISEQQLEVNFRGIAVPLYDHNDALLGALSVTMPMNNESTEVAVKRILPVLQDTARAMRPML; encoded by the coding sequence ATGGCAACCCCCGGAGGCGGCGCCGAGCTGGACCGCCGCGACTGGATCGCCGGGCTGGAGAAGGGCTTGTCGATCATCGAGGTGTTCGATGCCGAGCACCCGCGCCTGACGGCCACCCAGGTCGCCGCGCGCTGTGGCATGACGCGCACGGCGGCTCGGCGCCACTTGCTCACGCTGGCGCACATGGGCTACATGGACACCGATGGCAAGCTGTACTGGCTGGCACCCCGCATCCTGCGCCTGGGCCAGGCCTATCTGGAGTCGGCGCGTCTGCCGCGCGCCGTGCAGCCCTACCTGCAGCGCGTGACCGCCGGCACGGGCGAGACCGCGTTTGCCGCGGTGCTGGCCCGTGACGAAGTCGTGTACATCGCGCGCAGTGGCACCCACCGCCACTTCAACACCGGTTACATGCTGGGTTCGCGCGTGCAGGCGCACCTGACGGCCGCGGGCCTGGCGATTCTGGGCGCAATGGGCAGCGCCTTTTCGGATCCCTGGCTCCAGCGCCAGATCTTGCGCCCTTTCACCTCCCACTCCGTGATCGACAAGGACGTGTTGCGCCAGTCGATCGCCCATACACGCGAACGGGGATGGGCGATTTCCGAGCAGCAGCTGGAGGTGAACTTCCGCGGCATTGCCGTGCCGCTGTACGACCACAACGACGCGCTGCTGGGCGCGTTGAGCGTGACCATGCCGATGAACAACGAGTCGACCGAGGTCGCGGTCAAGCGCATCCTGCCGGTGCTGCAGGACACGGCGCGCGCGATGCGGCCTATGCTCTGA
- a CDS encoding 4-hydroxyphenylpyruvate dioxygenase yields MSDFLLNPQADREPLQASFSDAANPLGLDGIEFIEYATAKPQALGQVLETMGFRPVARHRSREVLLYRQGGLNIVVNANPVDALGAGHGSETPAISAMALRVRDARAAYHYVLERGAWAVPTHAEVMELNIPAIHGAGGSRIYFVDRYQEFSIYDVDFVPIPSVDQRPPATAGIHFFGVVQYIGPGRSNDWIAFYNELFGTELIPDEQRFGIMPKGTLLRTPSVNPAQSFMLQLIEPEVNVVDVDERLQRIGLGVPDVLEAVKALRALGVEFVETQAAHTEQRGAISKTYLGSVVFELVHSEKA; encoded by the coding sequence ATGAGTGATTTCCTGCTCAACCCGCAGGCAGACCGAGAACCCTTGCAGGCCTCGTTCAGCGATGCGGCCAACCCGCTGGGCCTGGACGGCATCGAATTCATCGAATACGCCACCGCCAAGCCCCAGGCCCTGGGTCAGGTGCTGGAGACGATGGGCTTTCGCCCGGTGGCGCGGCACCGCTCGCGCGAGGTGCTGCTGTACCGCCAGGGCGGCCTCAACATCGTGGTGAACGCCAACCCGGTGGACGCGCTGGGCGCGGGCCACGGCAGCGAGACGCCGGCCATCTCGGCCATGGCGCTGCGCGTGCGCGACGCGCGCGCCGCTTACCACTATGTGCTGGAGCGCGGTGCCTGGGCGGTGCCGACACATGCCGAGGTCATGGAGCTCAACATTCCGGCGATCCATGGCGCGGGCGGCAGCCGCATCTACTTCGTGGACCGCTACCAGGAGTTCTCGATCTACGACGTGGACTTCGTGCCCATTCCCTCGGTGGACCAACGCCCGCCAGCCACCGCGGGCATCCACTTCTTCGGTGTCGTGCAATACATCGGGCCAGGCCGCAGCAACGACTGGATCGCGTTCTACAACGAGCTCTTCGGCACCGAGCTGATTCCCGACGAGCAGCGCTTCGGCATCATGCCCAAGGGCACCTTGCTGCGCACGCCCTCGGTGAACCCCGCGCAAAGCTTCATGCTGCAGCTGATCGAGCCCGAGGTGAACGTGGTCGACGTCGACGAGCGCCTGCAGCGCATCGGCCTGGGCGTGCCCGATGTGCTCGAAGCGGTGAAAGCCCTGCGCGCGCTGGGGGTGGAGTTCGTCGAGACCCAGGCAGCCCATACCGAACAGCGCGGCGCGATCAGCAAGACCTACCTGGGCTCGGTGGTGTTCGAGCTGGTCCACAGCGAAAAGGCTTGA
- a CDS encoding sugar phosphate isomerase/epimerase family protein yields the protein MATPNRAEIEALSGFGMDTITLAGPLEAKLAAMREAGFTQVMLKANDLVGHPGGLNAAVQAVKDSGLRGTGFQVLRDFEGLSGHLHHYKIDIAKSMLEMCAALGCEVLLACSSTSVHATQDLDHIARDLRKLAMLAIPFGIRIAYEGLSWGRTVNEFTTAWDVVCRADCPNLGLGIDSFHIFAAKTSLEEIDYLDPSKIFLVQLADFMWQETRTFEERMTTARTFRVFPGEGVHSEQLAELVLKLDALGYAGDYSFEVFNDDYQQMPLPMVAERARRSALWLAEDVMRRSMPLPNQMRLKTARG from the coding sequence ATGGCCACACCGAACCGCGCCGAGATCGAAGCCCTGAGCGGCTTCGGCATGGACACCATCACCCTTGCCGGTCCACTGGAAGCGAAGCTCGCGGCCATGCGCGAGGCCGGGTTCACGCAGGTCATGCTCAAGGCCAACGACCTCGTCGGCCACCCCGGTGGACTGAACGCCGCTGTGCAGGCCGTGAAAGACAGCGGCCTTCGCGGCACGGGCTTTCAGGTGCTGCGCGATTTCGAAGGTCTGTCCGGCCACCTGCACCACTACAAGATCGACATCGCCAAGAGCATGCTGGAGATGTGCGCGGCGCTGGGCTGCGAGGTCTTGCTCGCGTGCTCCTCGACGTCGGTGCACGCCACGCAAGACCTCGACCACATCGCGCGCGACCTGCGCAAGCTCGCCATGCTGGCCATTCCCTTCGGCATCCGCATCGCCTACGAAGGCTTGTCCTGGGGGCGCACCGTCAACGAATTCACCACCGCGTGGGACGTGGTCTGCCGCGCCGACTGCCCCAACCTGGGGTTGGGCATCGACTCGTTCCACATCTTCGCGGCCAAGACGTCGCTGGAAGAAATCGACTACCTCGACCCCTCAAAAATCTTTCTGGTGCAGCTGGCCGACTTCATGTGGCAAGAGACCCGGACGTTCGAAGAACGCATGACCACCGCGCGCACCTTCCGCGTCTTCCCCGGCGAGGGCGTGCACAGCGAGCAGCTCGCCGAACTGGTGCTCAAGCTCGACGCGCTCGGTTACGCGGGGGACTACAGCTTCGAAGTCTTCAATGACGACTACCAGCAGATGCCCCTGCCCATGGTCGCCGAACGTGCGCGCCGCTCCGCGCTCTGGCTGGCCGAGGACGTGATGCGTCGATCAATGCCGCTGCCCAACCAGATGCGGTTGAAGACGGCTCGCGGCTGA